A window from Canis aureus isolate CA01 chromosome 23, VMU_Caureus_v.1.0, whole genome shotgun sequence encodes these proteins:
- the TRIM22 gene encoding E3 ubiquitin-protein ligase TRIM22: protein MDFPAQANIQKDVTCPICLELLTMPLSLDCGHSFCQACITAKSMESGTHQGEESTCPVCQCKYQFWNLRPNQPLANIAKKVRENMSPQKQKLCEVHGEKLLIFCKEDGKAICQHCAQSAEHRGHQIFFIEKVIKEYQEKLQAALKKLRKEHTKVEELEADIKEKRVSWKNHMQSERQRILKGFNEMRDILNSEEKKVLQKLEEDEVNVLDNLIVARDQFAQQKQCLRELISDIEHQIWGSSVDTVQDMINVMKRSESWTLKKPNIVSKKLKSTFLIPDLSGMLQVFKELTEVQCYWVDVMLKPVNAISNITISADKRQVTVVHNFPLKSIYPFDFSAFDILGCQHFSSGKYYWEVDVSGKIAWILGVYSKGRSLKRKGDSGFFFDPKVNHLDVYSRFKPQLGYWVIGLQNESEYKVFEESSTSDSKVLTLFMPVPPCRIGVFLDYEARIVSFFNVTNHGSLIYKFSECQFSQTTYPYFNPWNCQYPITLCPPSS from the exons ATGGATTTTCCAGCACAGGCAAACATACAGAAGGATGTGACCTGCCCCATTTGCCTGGAGCTTCTGACAATGCCTCTGAGCCTGGATTGTGGCCACAGTTTCTGCCAGGCTTGCATCACTGCAAAGAGCATGGAGTCAGGAACCCATCAAGGAGAGGAAAGCACCTGCCCAGTGTGCCAGTGCAAATACCAGTTTTGGAATCTCCGACCTAATCAGCCACTGGCAAACATAGCGAAGAAAGTCAGGGAGAACATGAGCCCACAGAAACAAAAGCTCTGTGAGGTCCATGGAGAAAAACTCCTGATCTTCTGTAAGGAGGATGGGAAGGCCATTTGCCAGCACTGTGCCCAGTCTGCGGAGCACCGTGGTCATCAAATATTCTTCATAGAGAAGGTCATCAAGGAATATCAG GAGAAACTCCAGGCAGCTCTGAAGAAGCTGAGGAAGGAGCATACAAAAGTGGAGGAGTTGGAAGCTGACATCAAAGAGAAGAGAGTTTCCTGGAAG AATCATATGCAGAGCGAGAGACAAAGGATTCTGAAAGGGTTTAATGAAATGAGAGACATTCTGAACAGTGAGGAGAAGAAGGTGCTGCAAAAGCTGGAGGAAGATGAAGTGAATGTGCTGGATAACTTGATAGTGGCCAGAGACCAGTTTGCTCAGCAGAAGCAATGCTTGAGAGAGCTCATCTCAGACATTGAGCATCAGATATGGGGGTCGTCAGTAGACACAGTGCAG gATATGATTAATGTCATGAAAAG GAGTGAGAGCTGGACCTTGAAAAAGCCAAACATTGTTTCCAAGAAACTGAAGAGTACATTCCTAATTCCGGATCTGAGTGGGATGTTGCAAGTGTTTAAAG AGCTGACAGAAGTCCAATGCTACTGGG TGGACGTGATGTTGAAGCCAGTCAATGCTATTTCGAATATTACCATTTCTGCAGATAAAAGACAAGTAACAGTTGTGCACAACTTCCCACTTAAAAGTATATATCCATTTGATTTCTCTGCTTTTGATATTTTGGGCTGCCAACATTTCTCCTCAGGGAAGTACTACTGGGAAGTAGATGTGTCTGGGAAGATTGCCTGGATCCTAGGGGTGTACAGTAAAGGAAGAAGCCTCAAGAGAAAAGGggattctgggtttttttttgatCCAAAAGTAAATCATCTAGATGTTTACTCCAGATTCAAACCTCAACTTGGTTACTGGGTTATTGGGCTACAGAATGAATCTGAGTATAAGGTCTTTGAGGAGTCTTCCACTTCTGATTCCAAGGTTTTGACTCTTTTCATGCCTGTTCCTCCCTGTCGTATTGGGGTTTTCCTAGACTATGAAGCACGCATTGTCTCATTTTTCAATGTCACAAACCATGGGTCACTCATCTACAAGTTTTCTGAGTGTCAGTTTTCTCAGACTACTTATCCATATTTCAATCCTTGGAACTGTCAATACCCTATCACTCTGTGCCCACCGAGTTCCTGA